In the Bacillus shivajii genome, one interval contains:
- the truB gene encoding tRNA pseudouridine(55) synthase TruB → MTSFKAVLEVKKLFATKKAGHTGTLDPDVDGVLPVCLGRGTKIVEYLTAQRKTYAGEVTLGYSTTTEDASGETVEQKEVDRPITTEEVENLLHSLKGDIKQTPPMYSAVKVNGKKLYEYAREGKTIDRPERTVTIYSINLTSNIETTEDNLVRFQFEVTCSKGTYIRTLSVMIGEMLGYPAHMSKLTRTQSGSFHEGDCFTFDELNELQDQGKLHESLLSLEYALKEYPTEIIDDETEKKVRNGAILPQTKKIMDEPLLALYNRHGECLALYEKHSKRHGMMKPAKMLITND, encoded by the coding sequence ATGACATCATTTAAAGCGGTGTTAGAAGTAAAGAAACTTTTTGCTACGAAAAAAGCAGGGCATACAGGAACATTAGATCCAGATGTAGATGGTGTATTGCCAGTTTGTTTAGGAAGAGGGACAAAAATCGTTGAGTACTTAACTGCGCAAAGGAAAACGTACGCAGGTGAAGTCACTTTAGGGTATTCTACTACGACAGAAGATGCATCAGGTGAAACAGTTGAACAGAAAGAAGTGGACCGACCGATCACTACTGAAGAAGTAGAAAACCTTCTCCATTCACTAAAAGGAGACATAAAACAAACGCCACCAATGTACTCGGCAGTGAAGGTGAATGGGAAGAAATTATATGAATATGCTCGTGAAGGGAAAACGATTGATCGTCCTGAACGAACGGTAACGATCTATTCGATCAATTTAACGTCCAATATTGAAACGACAGAAGATAATCTTGTCCGCTTTCAGTTCGAAGTAACATGCAGTAAAGGGACATACATTCGTACGTTATCTGTGATGATTGGTGAAATGTTAGGCTATCCTGCTCACATGTCAAAGCTTACAAGAACACAATCTGGTTCTTTTCATGAAGGCGATTGCTTTACATTTGATGAGCTAAATGAATTACAAGACCAAGGGAAGCTTCACGAATCATTGCTTTCTCTAGAATATGCCTTAAAAGAGTATCCAACTGAAATTATTGATGACGAGACAGAAAAGAAAGTAAGAAATGGCGCGATATTACCTCAAACAAAAAAGATCATGGACGAACCGTTATTAGCTCTGTATAATCGACATGGAGAATGTTTAGCTTTGTATGAAAAGCACTCCAAACGTCATGGTATGATGAAGCCTGCAAAAATGCTTATTACTAATGACTAA
- the rbfA gene encoding 30S ribosome-binding factor RbfA, with translation MSNVRANRVGEQIKKELTDIIQREMKDPRIGFVTITAVEVTGDLQQATAYLTVYGEDEQRAKTLEGLSKAKGFIRSELGQRVKLRKTPELSFKFDESIERGNRIEELIRKLNEDDK, from the coding sequence ATGAGTAATGTTCGTGCTAACCGAGTAGGAGAACAAATAAAGAAAGAATTAACGGATATTATCCAGCGTGAGATGAAAGATCCGCGTATCGGTTTTGTAACAATCACAGCTGTTGAGGTTACAGGAGACCTACAGCAAGCGACAGCATATTTAACAGTATATGGTGAAGATGAGCAACGTGCGAAAACTCTAGAAGGATTATCAAAAGCCAAGGGATTCATTCGCTCTGAACTTGGACAGCGTGTAAAGCTGAGAAAAACACCCGAACTCTCGTTTAAGTTTGATGAAAGTATTGAGCGTGGAAATCGTATTGAGGAACTCATACGTAAATTGAATGAAGATGATAAATAA
- a CDS encoding DUF503 domain-containing protein, protein MIIGTLIVEALLYDPQSLKEKRSILKSITTRIRQRYNVSVVESNHQNVWQRTEWTIVAVSTDKVQAEKELQKSLSIIDEHESVEVSQIMWEWH, encoded by the coding sequence TTGATCATCGGTACGTTAATCGTTGAAGCTTTATTGTATGACCCACAATCACTCAAGGAGAAGAGGTCAATCTTAAAGAGTATTACAACACGCATTCGTCAACGTTACAACGTTTCCGTAGTTGAGAGTAACCATCAAAATGTATGGCAAAGAACTGAGTGGACAATTGTAGCGGTGAGTACAGATAAAGTTCAAGCAGAAAAAGAACTGCAAAAGTCTTTATCAATCATTGATGAACATGAAAGTGTTGAAGTTAGTCAAATAATGTGGGAGTGGCATTAA
- the infB gene encoding translation initiation factor IF-2 has translation MSKIRIYEYAKQKNKSSKEIINQLKDLGVEVTNHMSVITDETIQKLEGTTNKPSNQPEKKSNSKNNQKSQAQSKDQKQNNNQRKKDGQKNQSSQNNDKNRKKNRDNNKRNKGQQQNQGRQNQQAAKTKEMPSKVVYTPPITVGDFAEKINKEPSEVIKKLMFLGVMATINQELDKDSIELLAEDFGVEVEEEVIVDETEFENFEENDDPALLEERPPVVTIMGHVDHGKTTLLDSIRHTKVTAGEAGGITQHIGAYQVEENDKKVTFLDTPGHAAFTTMRARGAQVTDITILVVAADDGVMPQTVEAINHAKAADVPIIVAVNKIDKEGANPDRVMQELTEHQLVAEAWGGDTIFVNVSALAGTGIDELLEMILLVAEVQELKANPGKTARGTVVEAELDRGRGPVATLLVQTGTLHVGDPIVVGNSFGRVRAMVNDLGRRVKEAGPSTPVEITGLNSVPQAGDQFMVFEDEKKARSIGETRAVKQKEAERRESSKVSLDDLFDQIQQGDVKEINIIVKADVQGSVEAMKGSLEKIDVEGVKVNIIHTGVGAIAESDIILASASNAIVIGFNVRPDVNAKRTAEAEKVDIRLHRVIYNAIEEVEAAMTGMLDPEYQEKVIGQAEVRQTFKVSKIGTIAGSYVTEGKITRDSTVRLIRDGVVIHEGKIDALKRFKDDVKEVARNYECGITVENFNDIKEGDIFEAYIMEEIKR, from the coding sequence ATGAGTAAAATTCGTATTTATGAATATGCAAAACAAAAAAATAAATCAAGCAAGGAAATCATTAACCAACTAAAGGATCTAGGGGTAGAAGTGACTAATCACATGAGTGTGATTACAGATGAGACGATTCAAAAGCTTGAAGGTACGACAAATAAACCTTCAAATCAGCCCGAGAAGAAGTCAAATTCTAAAAACAATCAAAAGTCACAAGCTCAATCAAAAGATCAAAAGCAAAATAATAACCAACGTAAAAAAGATGGTCAGAAGAACCAGTCATCACAAAATAACGATAAAAACCGTAAAAAAAATCGTGACAACAATAAACGTAATAAAGGTCAACAACAAAATCAGGGAAGACAAAACCAACAGGCTGCTAAAACAAAGGAAATGCCGTCTAAAGTGGTATATACACCACCAATTACTGTTGGGGACTTTGCAGAAAAAATTAATAAAGAGCCTTCTGAAGTAATTAAAAAGCTGATGTTCTTAGGTGTAATGGCAACAATTAACCAAGAGCTTGATAAAGATTCAATTGAGCTATTAGCCGAGGACTTTGGTGTTGAAGTAGAAGAAGAAGTAATTGTAGATGAGACAGAATTCGAAAACTTTGAAGAAAATGATGATCCTGCTTTATTAGAAGAGCGTCCTCCTGTTGTTACAATTATGGGGCACGTTGATCACGGTAAAACAACGTTATTAGATAGTATCCGTCATACGAAAGTAACAGCTGGCGAAGCTGGTGGTATTACACAACACATTGGTGCATATCAAGTTGAAGAAAATGATAAGAAAGTCACGTTCCTTGATACACCAGGACACGCTGCATTTACAACAATGCGTGCACGAGGAGCTCAAGTTACAGATATTACAATTCTAGTTGTTGCAGCTGACGACGGTGTTATGCCACAAACAGTTGAGGCAATTAACCATGCTAAGGCAGCAGACGTTCCGATCATTGTAGCTGTGAATAAGATAGATAAAGAGGGAGCAAACCCTGACCGTGTAATGCAGGAACTAACAGAACACCAATTAGTTGCAGAAGCTTGGGGTGGAGATACGATTTTTGTAAACGTATCTGCACTAGCTGGAACAGGTATTGATGAACTATTAGAGATGATTCTACTCGTAGCAGAAGTTCAAGAGTTAAAAGCGAATCCTGGTAAAACAGCACGAGGTACGGTTGTAGAAGCTGAACTTGATCGTGGTCGTGGACCTGTTGCAACACTACTTGTTCAAACTGGAACGTTACATGTTGGGGACCCAATTGTTGTTGGAAATTCATTCGGTCGAGTAAGAGCAATGGTTAACGATCTTGGTCGTCGTGTGAAAGAAGCTGGTCCATCTACACCAGTAGAGATCACAGGATTGAACTCTGTTCCTCAAGCTGGCGATCAATTTATGGTATTTGAAGATGAAAAGAAAGCCCGTTCCATTGGAGAAACTCGTGCGGTGAAGCAAAAAGAAGCTGAACGCCGCGAGTCTTCAAAAGTAAGCTTAGATGACCTCTTCGATCAAATCCAACAAGGTGATGTGAAAGAAATTAACATTATCGTAAAAGCCGATGTTCAAGGATCAGTTGAAGCAATGAAAGGTTCTCTAGAAAAAATTGATGTTGAAGGCGTAAAAGTCAACATTATTCACACAGGTGTTGGGGCGATTGCAGAGTCAGACATCATTTTAGCAAGTGCTTCTAACGCGATCGTCATTGGTTTTAATGTCAGACCTGATGTGAATGCTAAGCGAACTGCTGAAGCTGAAAAAGTAGATATTCGTTTACACCGTGTTATCTACAATGCGATTGAAGAAGTTGAAGCTGCGATGACAGGTATGCTTGATCCAGAATACCAAGAAAAGGTGATTGGTCAAGCGGAAGTTCGTCAAACATTCAAAGTTTCGAAAATCGGTACGATCGCTGGTTCTTATGTAACGGAAGGAAAAATAACTCGTGATTCTACAGTTCGTCTAATTAGAGATGGAGTTGTCATCCACGAAGGTAAAATAGATGCCCTTAAGCGTTTCAAAGACGATGTAAAAGAAGTTGCACGAAACTATGAATGTGGTATAACTGTAGAGAACTTTAATGATATTAAAGAAGGAGATATCTTCGAAGCTTATATCATGGAGGAAATTAAACGTTGA